AGAGGTGCCGGAACCGGAGCATAGCGGCGGCGGTCACGGAGAAGCTGCTGGCGCAGGCGAAGAACAGTTGTTTGAGGTCAGCCAGATTATCGTCAACCCGGCCAGCACAGTCGGATCGCGCTTTCTGTCGTGTTCGGTGGCGTTCGAATTGAGAAAAGCTGGAGATTTACAGATCTTCGAGTCCCGAGAAATAAAGATCAGAGACGCACTGATAACAATTCTGTCAGCAAGAACGGTCGATGAACTTGCAGATACCAGATCGCGGGAGTCTCTCCGGACTCAAATTCTGGACAAGATTAATCAACTGGCCGATCCTGCGAAGGCTACGGCTGTATACTTCAAGGATTTCGTGCTCCAGTAGGGCGACTTAGATATGGCGAAGATTCTATCACAGGATGAGATTGATGCGCTGCTGTCGACGGTGTCGTCGAATGATCAGACAGATGAGACGTTCGATGAAGGCGAACAGGAATATCGCTCCGTAATCGCATACGATTTCAAGCATCCTAACAGGATTTCCAAAGATCAGATCAGGAATCTTGAGAATATCCACGACAACTTTGCGGGACATCTGGCGTCTTCTTTGTCGACTGTCACGCGTTCTATGGTTGACGTGAGGCTTGCATCTGTCGATCAGATCACGTATTCCGAATTCCTGATGTCGCTCTCGAATCCCAGCTGCACATTTACCGTGGGGATGGACCCGCTTGACGGTGCGGCGATCGTCGATTTCAATCCGACGCTCTGCTTCCTGTTTGTCGACAGAATGTTCGGCGGCACGGGGAAGATTCTTGAGACGGATCGGGAACTCACCGGAATCGAGAAGAGCGTGATGATCAGAATAGGCAACAAGGTCTTCGATGAGCTCGGCACGGCCTGGGCTCACATTGAAAGCCTCGATTTCAAACGGGCCGGTTTCGAGACAAACCCGCAGTTTGTTCAGATCATCCCTCCGGGTGAATCCGTGATCGTGATATCTTTTCAGATCAGAATGTTTGGGTCATCCGGTTTGCTGACGATTTGCTACCCGTACGTTACTCTCGAGCCACTTGTAGATCGGTTGACTGCCCAGCATTGGATGGACTCCGAATCAAAAGCAGGTGGTGAGCGAGAGTCGCACGATATGCAGAACAGTCTACAAAAAGTCAGAATCCCGATCTCAGCTGAACTCGGGACAACAACGCTAACGATACGCGATTTCCTGAGGTTAAGGGTCGGAGATATCGTGACTCTGGAACGAAAAGCTGCCGAACCGATCGAATTGAATGTCAACGGTCGCCCCAAGTTTCTGGCGAGACCTGGATTACATGGAAAGATGCGCGGCTGCGAGATAGTTGGCGCTTACTCAGAATAGGAGATGAGAAATGACTGACCAAGCACTGCCACAGGAGGAATTGGTGACAGAACCCGAAGATGGTATGGAGGGCACTGATTCGCCTGAAGGGCAGCAGTCACCGGAAGCTGAGAAGAACGACGGTGCTAATCCATCAGAGGATGGAGAAGCTGCTCAGTCAGGTATGGACAATATGTCCCCTGATGACGCTTCTGATGGCGACCTTGTCGATTCTATTGACTCCATGGATGGTGTCAGTGACTCGGTGGAGTCATCGTTCGCCGACATCGGTGGGTCGTTCTCCGAAGATGCTGCAGCTGGTGTGACAGAAGCCAAGTCTGCTAATTTCAGGCAGCTTAACAACGCAGGGAGAGCATCTGGACCACAGAATCTGGATATGCTGCTTGATGTTGATCTGCCTGTCTCGATCGAACTTGGCAGGACGACGATGAGCATTCAGGAGATACTGAATCTCAGTCCGGGATCTGTTGTTGAGTTGGACAAGCTAGCGGGGGAACCGGTTGACCTGCTTGTTAACAACAAGGCTGTTGCAAAAGGCGAAGTTGTAGTAATCGATGAGAACTTCGGACTTCGTGTGACAAGTCTCATATCTACGGATGAGAGACTGAAGAGTCTGGGGGCTTAGATGCGAATATTCCCGACACTGTTCGCAGCAGCGGCTACCGCGATGACCTCTCCTGTGTTCGGTCAAGAGGGAGTGGAGCCTGTACCGTTACCTGATGTTTCCGACGGCCTCTGGCCGGCAATGATGAAACTTGCGATTGCGGTCATTGTCATCGTCGCGCTGATATATGTCTCGATGATAGTGATGAGGAAATTCACACTGGGGAAATCAGGCATCCTCGGTGGCAAGGGATCATTGGAAGTTCTCGAACGTAGCTACTTTGCACCCAAGAAATTCGTATGTCTAATGCGCGTTGGGGAGAAAGTGCTTCTGTTGGGAGTGTCTGAAAGCAACGTTAACCTGGTCGCGGATGTGAGCGATCAGAATTTCTCCGCTCCCGTGAAGAATGGAGCGAGAGAAAAAGGATCGCCATTTAGAACATACCTGCAGCAGGCGAGGTCGCATCTATCGACGCTGACTTCCAAGCTGTAGTAAAGAAAGTGCTAAGCTGATGCCAAAAAAAGGACTAATAGGAATAGTTCTGTCGCTGGCGGGAGTAGCAATTGTGTTGTACATGCTGCTTCCCACAGATCTGGCCGCGCAAGGATTGCCGAAGATCTCCGTTGAAGTTACCGAGGCGAACAGTCCGAAGGATCTTTCCACAACGCTTCAGATTGTACTTCTGCTGACAGTTCTGACACTTGCGCCATCGATTGTGATGATGCTGACATCCTTCACGAGAATCGTAATCGTACTGTCGTTTGTAAGGCAGGCGATCGGCACTCAGCAGATGCCACCGGCTCAACTGATTGTCGGACTTTCGCTAATCCTGACGATTTTCATCATGGCACCTATCATCGGTCAAGTTCACAAGGATGCAATCAAACCATATCTCGACGGTGAGATTTCACAGGAAGAGACGTACGAGAGAGGCATGCAGCCTATCCGGGAATTCATGCTCAAGCAGACCAGAGAGAAGGATATTGCGCTGTTTGTTAAATTCTCCGGAATGGAACGACCACAGAACGCGCAAGACATTCCGATATGGGTCCTGATTCCTGGTTTCATCATATCTGAATTGCGGATTGCGTTTCAGATTTCATTTGTCGTGTTCATACCGTTTCTGGTAATAGACATGGTGGTGGCATCGGTCTTGATGTCAATGGGTATGCTCATGCTGCCGCCAATCATGGTGGCACTACCTTTCAAGATACTACTGTTTGTGCTGGTGGATGGGTGGTATCTGTTGGTGAATTCACTTGTGATGAGCTTCTATAAGTAGGAGTACCATGACTGTAGATTTCGTACTGGGGCTTGGGAGAGAGGCGATCATGCTGACCTTGCTGGTTGCAGGCCCCATGCTTGCTTTCGGACTGATCATCGGATTGATAATCTCGATTTTTCAGGCTGTCACACAGATTCACGAAATGACACTGACATTCATCCCGAAGATTGTGGCAGTTGCATTCGCACTGATCCTGTTCCTGCCGTGGATGATCTCAATCGTCACTGACTTCACAACCCGACTCTTCGAGTCGATTCCGGGTCTGGTCGGGTAAAAAGCGAAACTCGGCTGCGGATAAGTGCCTGAGAGCCAGCCTGCTTTGTCGATTCTCGCGAAAAGATTTCCTCATTTTGGAAAATAATTCCCCCAAACAAGCCTCATAATGTCTGCGATTGGTTCCCGAATGGGCGCAACATGCCGTAACACAATAGCTTAGGTAGTGTGGCGGAGTCGGGCATAAGGTTTGCAAAGTGTCAGTGCAGTATGATTGACACGAAACACCGACTTGCGAGACCGACTGAATGAACTCAATCTTCGATATCACACAAAGCCAGATAGAGATCTTTCTACTGAGCATGTTTCGTTCGGCCGGCATAATGGCCACAGCGCCGATCTTCAGTCACAAGACACTCCCGGTGCAGATCAAGTTCGCTTTCGCGATGATTCTTTCATTCCTAATCTTCCCGTTTGCGAAACCAGCTGTGTTTGTTTCACCGTCTGGCCTTCTTGAGCTCCTCGGCGTTGGCGTGACAGAATTCTTG
The genomic region above belongs to Candidatus Zixiibacteriota bacterium and contains:
- the fliQ gene encoding flagellar biosynthesis protein FliQ, coding for MTVDFVLGLGREAIMLTLLVAGPMLAFGLIIGLIISIFQAVTQIHEMTLTFIPKIVAVAFALILFLPWMISIVTDFTTRLFESIPGLVG
- the fliP gene encoding flagellar type III secretion system pore protein FliP (The bacterial flagellar biogenesis protein FliP forms a type III secretion system (T3SS)-type pore required for flagellar assembly.): MPKKGLIGIVLSLAGVAIVLYMLLPTDLAAQGLPKISVEVTEANSPKDLSTTLQIVLLLTVLTLAPSIVMMLTSFTRIVIVLSFVRQAIGTQQMPPAQLIVGLSLILTIFIMAPIIGQVHKDAIKPYLDGEISQEETYERGMQPIREFMLKQTREKDIALFVKFSGMERPQNAQDIPIWVLIPGFIISELRIAFQISFVVFIPFLVIDMVVASVLMSMGMLMLPPIMVALPFKILLFVLVDGWYLLVNSLVMSFYK
- the fliN gene encoding flagellar motor switch protein FliN, whose translation is MTDQALPQEELVTEPEDGMEGTDSPEGQQSPEAEKNDGANPSEDGEAAQSGMDNMSPDDASDGDLVDSIDSMDGVSDSVESSFADIGGSFSEDAAAGVTEAKSANFRQLNNAGRASGPQNLDMLLDVDLPVSIELGRTTMSIQEILNLSPGSVVELDKLAGEPVDLLVNNKAVAKGEVVVIDENFGLRVTSLISTDERLKSLGA
- the fliM gene encoding flagellar motor switch protein FliM — translated: MAKILSQDEIDALLSTVSSNDQTDETFDEGEQEYRSVIAYDFKHPNRISKDQIRNLENIHDNFAGHLASSLSTVTRSMVDVRLASVDQITYSEFLMSLSNPSCTFTVGMDPLDGAAIVDFNPTLCFLFVDRMFGGTGKILETDRELTGIEKSVMIRIGNKVFDELGTAWAHIESLDFKRAGFETNPQFVQIIPPGESVIVISFQIRMFGSSGLLTICYPYVTLEPLVDRLTAQHWMDSESKAGGERESHDMQNSLQKVRIPISAELGTTTLTIRDFLRLRVGDIVTLERKAAEPIELNVNGRPKFLARPGLHGKMRGCEIVGAYSE
- a CDS encoding flagellar biosynthetic protein FliO — its product is MRIFPTLFAAAATAMTSPVFGQEGVEPVPLPDVSDGLWPAMMKLAIAVIVIVALIYVSMIVMRKFTLGKSGILGGKGSLEVLERSYFAPKKFVCLMRVGEKVLLLGVSESNVNLVADVSDQNFSAPVKNGAREKGSPFRTYLQQARSHLSTLTSKL
- a CDS encoding flagellar basal body-associated FliL family protein, translating into MPEVKEADQAVKNPEDVKAGASAGRTTQLFVKIAVIAVVAIVAVLSGYIVTAKVLKPMLAHDPSAASEEVAEVPEPEHSGGGHGEAAGAGEEQLFEVSQIIVNPASTVGSRFLSCSVAFELRKAGDLQIFESREIKIRDALITILSARTVDELADTRSRESLRTQILDKINQLADPAKATAVYFKDFVLQ